A single genomic interval of Microbacterium sp. BLY harbors:
- a CDS encoding Ig-like domain-containing protein, translated as MKALSWMRARPKTLASAAGVTVGVVALTTMAFTYEGFPTTKVDLNDGGVWITKTSSLLVGHFNHESTILDGGLRTTSEDYDILQDASNVLVVDESASTVTAVDPARVSLGDSTLIPSSAKVALGGNTAAILDQDSGDLWVVPVEGIASFEIEAAEPVVELGDDSDVTVAQDGTVFGLSGERGEVVTVPVDAEGTPGDPSAASVGELDVTARPSITAVGRTPVVLDPAAGVVTSPGGFRTEVANASDAVLQHASADTDAVALATPTALVRVPFDGGEPEETSAGAEGTAAAPVWLRGCTYGAWAGSATFIRECPGDGDDVNAPIDGAEDSASLTFRVNRDVIILNDAVGGAAWLANESLQRVDNWNDLTPPEGETENQEDSTEETVETTLPERSEENTPPIAEDDSYGVRPGATTMLPVLDNDNDPDGDVLVAALAEAQPSIGTVQAINNGGALQIAVDENASGTASFTYEVDDGRKGKDTAVVTLTVRDWSENKAPEPKRKTSLTVETGGTISYNILPDWIDPDGDDIYLKEVVAAPGDEVDFSRDGQMTYKATASLQGRKDIMVTVADASGEVGTASIALDVRPQGSTNPKTNADHVVTRAGEQVTVAPLTNDTSLSREPLRLTRVLETAGATIEPNTPNKTFTFMAPNPGVYYVQYQVSTGPKNGEGLVRVDVMPESETDLPPVAVRDVALLPTGGDVLLGVLNNDTDPAGGILVVQSVSMDPSTGISVSVLNHETLRITDQGALDEPVRIGYRISNGSKSADGEVVVIPIPAPDEILPPIANPDTATVRAGDVVTIPVLDNDTHPSDDVMHVEPELVETVDPEDGEAFVSQDTVRFKAGPEAKTVYLTYEVSDSRQQKAAGYVTIQILPVDEETNAAPRPKDLTARALAGSDVDIAVPLDGIDTDGDSVELLGIDSSPTKGRVTAVGPNYFTYEAGTDAAGVDSFTYRVRDRLGKEGVATIRVGIAPAEQVNQAPYAVKDAVVVRPGREIAVPVLENDSDPEGDKIALVEDGLEVPDNLEARVSGDRVIVTAPDTEMETSLQYTVSDARGATATATLQITVDEDVPLQAPVARDDRLQPSDLKDGGLSADLEILKNDEDPDGTKDRLEVEVGAGGTLLENGKVRVTVTDELQLIRYTLTDPDGLQASAFIFVPSRDGLRPTLTSTKPLEVVSGETKKLPLSEYVTVAGGGDVRITEKAKVSANHADGSDLLVDESTLVYTSAKGYFGPDALTFEVTDGDGPDDPEGRKATLSIPINVLPPDNQQPTFIAGQVNVAPGEDASVLDLAALTDDPDPEDKGKHEYTFVGGDGNGISARVDGDKLLVEASSNAKKGTSASLQIRVTDGETEPVEGTVTALVTASTRAMPTANTDTISEADAGQTIRVPALANDFNPFPETPLKIVGAVTESGRGEASFTADEVQVTPAEGFVGTLVVRYRIQDATQDVDREVNGQIVVTVQDVPSAPGTPVVTSVQDRTVVVSYSAPSNNGAVIEKYTVKSVGGSAYSKECASTTCTLDGLTNNVEYTFQVTATNRVGESEPSGVSQVARPDARPDTPNPPTLKFGDKSLDVSWKTPSTPGSPVERYTLEISPAPPSGISQKEVTGNSVTWEGLENGSDYQVRVQAHNRAPEPSSWSGWSASEIPAGPPMAAGAPATKELEPVGGQAQMLVSWTPPNNNGDAISAYQLQVLEGGSVFRTVTPGAQAQSQAVTVPTSESPYTYRIRAYNKAGWGPWSEQSAPRRGVTPPGAPTSLRVTQELDRALEISYQPASRNGARTDEISYQYRLNGGGWTGLSGTRIGGLSNGQNYRVELRAVATVDGVTYAGAVSNAANGNPYGPPGTPQASAGGGATQVTLNWNANGTANGRDITLVQISIDGGGWEGVGISGSRTVGNGYNEGHSIRVRAQDAAGQWTPEASASASSGPPPAPRAWVSRGTSGYWPGQCTDGTCAKFVINTANFPAGKYQVWCNSNAPTAGPRFAGGSSWNIPANGAIEIGCFHGAGGRGYQVWVTIGGTDYERTNW; from the coding sequence ATGAAGGCGCTGTCCTGGATGCGGGCGCGACCCAAGACGCTGGCGTCCGCCGCCGGAGTGACCGTCGGCGTCGTCGCGCTCACCACGATGGCCTTCACCTATGAGGGCTTTCCGACGACGAAGGTCGATCTGAACGACGGCGGCGTCTGGATCACCAAGACGTCGAGCCTGCTCGTCGGGCACTTCAACCACGAATCGACGATCCTCGACGGCGGCCTGCGCACGACGAGCGAGGACTACGACATCCTCCAGGACGCGTCGAACGTGCTCGTCGTCGACGAGAGCGCGTCCACCGTCACCGCGGTCGATCCGGCCCGGGTGTCGCTCGGCGACTCCACCCTCATCCCCTCCAGCGCGAAGGTCGCCCTCGGCGGCAACACCGCCGCGATCCTCGATCAGGATTCCGGCGACCTCTGGGTCGTGCCGGTGGAGGGCATCGCCTCCTTCGAGATCGAGGCCGCCGAACCCGTGGTCGAGCTGGGCGACGACTCCGACGTCACGGTCGCCCAGGACGGCACCGTCTTCGGTCTGTCCGGCGAGCGCGGCGAGGTCGTCACCGTCCCGGTCGACGCGGAAGGCACGCCGGGGGACCCGTCCGCGGCCTCGGTCGGCGAGCTCGACGTGACCGCGCGCCCGTCCATCACCGCGGTCGGTCGTACCCCGGTCGTGCTCGACCCGGCGGCGGGCGTGGTCACCTCTCCCGGCGGCTTCCGCACCGAGGTCGCCAACGCGTCCGACGCGGTGCTGCAGCACGCCTCGGCCGACACCGACGCGGTCGCGCTGGCGACCCCGACCGCCCTCGTCCGCGTGCCGTTCGACGGCGGCGAGCCGGAGGAGACCTCCGCCGGTGCCGAGGGCACGGCCGCGGCCCCCGTCTGGCTGCGCGGCTGCACGTACGGCGCCTGGGCGGGATCGGCGACCTTCATCCGCGAGTGCCCCGGCGACGGCGACGATGTGAACGCGCCGATCGATGGCGCCGAGGACTCCGCGAGCCTCACCTTCCGCGTGAACCGCGACGTCATCATCCTCAACGACGCGGTCGGCGGTGCCGCCTGGCTCGCGAACGAGAGCCTGCAGCGGGTCGACAACTGGAACGACCTCACCCCGCCGGAGGGCGAGACGGAGAACCAGGAGGACTCGACCGAGGAGACCGTCGAGACCACGCTTCCCGAGCGCAGCGAGGAGAACACCCCGCCGATCGCCGAGGACGACTCCTACGGGGTGCGCCCCGGGGCGACGACCATGCTGCCCGTGCTCGACAACGACAACGACCCGGACGGCGACGTGCTCGTGGCGGCGCTCGCCGAGGCCCAGCCGTCGATCGGCACCGTGCAGGCCATCAACAACGGCGGAGCGCTGCAGATCGCGGTGGACGAGAACGCCTCGGGCACCGCGAGCTTCACCTACGAGGTCGACGACGGCCGCAAGGGCAAGGACACCGCGGTGGTCACGCTGACGGTCCGCGACTGGAGCGAGAACAAGGCCCCCGAGCCCAAGCGCAAGACCTCGCTGACGGTCGAGACCGGCGGCACCATCTCGTACAACATCCTCCCGGACTGGATCGACCCGGACGGCGACGACATCTACCTCAAGGAGGTGGTCGCCGCCCCCGGCGACGAGGTCGACTTCAGCCGTGACGGGCAGATGACCTACAAGGCGACGGCGAGCCTGCAGGGCCGCAAGGACATCATGGTCACGGTCGCCGACGCCTCCGGCGAGGTGGGCACGGCGTCGATCGCGCTCGACGTCCGGCCGCAGGGGTCGACCAACCCCAAGACAAACGCCGACCACGTCGTCACCCGCGCGGGCGAGCAGGTCACCGTCGCCCCCCTCACGAACGACACCAGCCTGAGCCGGGAGCCGCTGCGGCTGACCCGCGTGCTGGAGACCGCCGGCGCGACCATCGAGCCGAACACCCCGAACAAGACGTTCACGTTCATGGCCCCGAACCCCGGGGTGTACTACGTGCAGTACCAGGTGTCCACCGGGCCGAAGAACGGTGAGGGCCTGGTGCGGGTCGACGTCATGCCGGAGTCGGAGACCGACCTGCCGCCGGTGGCGGTGCGCGACGTGGCGCTCCTGCCGACGGGTGGGGACGTGCTCCTCGGCGTGCTGAACAACGACACCGACCCGGCGGGTGGCATCCTCGTCGTGCAGTCGGTGTCGATGGACCCGAGCACCGGCATCTCGGTCTCGGTGCTGAACCATGAGACGCTCCGAATCACCGATCAGGGCGCGCTGGACGAGCCCGTCCGCATCGGATACCGCATCTCGAACGGCTCGAAGTCGGCCGACGGCGAGGTCGTGGTCATCCCGATCCCGGCGCCGGACGAGATCCTTCCCCCCATCGCGAACCCCGACACGGCCACCGTCCGAGCGGGCGACGTCGTGACGATCCCCGTGCTGGACAACGACACCCACCCCAGCGACGACGTGATGCACGTCGAGCCGGAGCTGGTGGAGACCGTCGACCCCGAGGACGGCGAGGCCTTCGTGTCGCAGGACACGGTGCGCTTCAAGGCCGGCCCCGAGGCGAAGACGGTCTACCTCACCTACGAGGTGTCCGACTCGCGGCAGCAGAAGGCGGCCGGGTACGTCACGATCCAGATCCTCCCGGTCGATGAGGAGACCAACGCGGCGCCGCGTCCGAAGGACCTCACCGCCCGGGCGCTCGCCGGCAGCGACGTGGACATCGCGGTGCCGCTGGACGGGATCGACACCGACGGCGACTCGGTCGAGCTCCTCGGCATCGACTCCAGCCCGACCAAGGGGCGCGTCACGGCGGTCGGACCCAACTACTTCACCTACGAGGCGGGCACCGACGCCGCCGGCGTCGACTCCTTCACCTACCGCGTGCGCGACCGTCTCGGCAAGGAGGGCGTCGCCACCATCCGCGTCGGCATCGCCCCCGCCGAGCAGGTCAACCAGGCGCCGTACGCCGTGAAGGACGCCGTCGTCGTCCGTCCAGGGCGCGAGATCGCGGTGCCCGTGCTCGAGAACGACTCCGACCCCGAGGGCGACAAGATCGCGCTCGTCGAGGACGGTCTGGAGGTGCCGGACAACCTCGAGGCCCGTGTCTCCGGTGACCGGGTGATCGTGACCGCCCCGGACACCGAGATGGAGACCTCGCTGCAGTACACGGTGAGCGACGCCCGCGGCGCCACCGCCACCGCCACCCTGCAGATCACGGTCGATGAGGACGTGCCGCTGCAGGCGCCCGTCGCCAGGGACGACCGGCTGCAGCCCTCCGACCTCAAGGACGGCGGGCTCTCGGCCGACCTGGAGATCCTGAAGAACGACGAAGACCCCGACGGCACGAAGGACCGCCTGGAGGTCGAGGTCGGCGCCGGCGGCACGCTGCTCGAGAACGGCAAGGTGCGCGTCACGGTCACCGACGAGCTCCAGCTGATCCGCTACACGCTCACCGACCCGGACGGGCTGCAGGCGTCGGCGTTCATCTTCGTCCCGTCCCGTGACGGCCTGCGTCCGACGCTCACCTCCACGAAGCCGCTCGAGGTCGTCAGCGGTGAGACCAAGAAGCTGCCGCTGTCGGAGTACGTCACGGTCGCCGGCGGCGGTGACGTGCGCATCACCGAGAAGGCGAAGGTGAGCGCCAACCACGCGGACGGCTCCGACCTGCTGGTCGACGAGAGCACGCTCGTCTACACGTCCGCCAAGGGGTACTTCGGTCCCGACGCGCTGACGTTCGAGGTGACGGACGGCGACGGCCCGGACGACCCCGAGGGGCGCAAGGCGACCCTGAGCATCCCGATCAACGTGCTCCCGCCCGATAACCAGCAGCCGACCTTCATCGCCGGGCAGGTCAACGTCGCCCCCGGGGAGGACGCCAGCGTCCTCGACCTGGCCGCGCTGACCGACGACCCCGATCCCGAGGACAAGGGCAAGCACGAGTACACGTTCGTGGGCGGCGACGGCAACGGCATCTCGGCGCGGGTCGACGGTGACAAGCTGCTCGTCGAGGCGTCGTCGAACGCCAAGAAGGGCACGTCGGCCTCCCTGCAGATCCGCGTGACGGACGGCGAGACCGAACCCGTGGAGGGTACGGTGACGGCCCTGGTGACGGCGTCCACCCGCGCGATGCCGACGGCCAACACCGACACGATCTCCGAGGCCGACGCCGGGCAGACCATCCGGGTGCCCGCGCTCGCGAACGACTTCAACCCCTTCCCGGAGACCCCGCTGAAGATCGTCGGCGCGGTCACCGAGTCGGGCCGCGGGGAGGCGTCGTTCACCGCCGACGAGGTGCAGGTGACCCCGGCGGAGGGCTTCGTCGGAACCCTCGTCGTGCGGTACCGCATCCAGGACGCCACGCAGGACGTCGACCGCGAGGTCAACGGACAGATCGTCGTGACGGTGCAGGACGTGCCGTCGGCCCCGGGCACCCCGGTGGTCACGAGCGTGCAGGACCGCACCGTCGTCGTGTCGTACTCGGCGCCGTCGAACAACGGCGCCGTGATCGAGAAGTACACGGTCAAGTCGGTCGGCGGAAGCGCCTACTCCAAGGAGTGCGCCTCGACGACCTGCACCCTGGACGGCCTCACAAACAACGTCGAGTACACGTTCCAGGTGACCGCGACGAACCGTGTGGGCGAGTCGGAGCCCTCGGGTGTCTCGCAGGTGGCGCGCCCCGACGCCCGTCCGGACACCCCGAACCCGCCGACCCTGAAGTTCGGCGACAAGTCGCTCGACGTCTCCTGGAAGACGCCGAGCACCCCCGGCTCGCCGGTCGAGCGGTACACGCTCGAGATCTCGCCCGCGCCGCCGTCCGGCATCTCCCAGAAGGAGGTCACGGGCAACTCGGTCACGTGGGAGGGGCTGGAGAACGGCTCGGACTACCAGGTGCGCGTCCAGGCGCACAACCGCGCTCCCGAGCCGTCGAGCTGGAGCGGCTGGTCGGCGTCGGAGATCCCGGCCGGGCCGCCGATGGCCGCGGGTGCGCCCGCCACCAAGGAGCTCGAGCCGGTCGGCGGCCAGGCGCAGATGCTCGTGAGCTGGACGCCGCCGAACAACAACGGCGACGCGATCAGCGCCTACCAGCTCCAGGTCCTGGAGGGCGGCTCCGTGTTCCGTACCGTGACTCCCGGTGCACAGGCGCAGAGCCAGGCCGTGACCGTGCCCACCTCCGAGTCCCCGTACACGTACCGCATCCGCGCCTACAACAAGGCCGGCTGGGGGCCGTGGAGCGAGCAGTCGGCGCCGCGCCGCGGGGTCACGCCCCCCGGCGCCCCCACGAGCCTGCGTGTGACGCAGGAACTCGACCGTGCGCTCGAGATCTCGTACCAGCCGGCGTCCCGCAACGGTGCCCGCACGGACGAGATCAGCTACCAGTACCGCCTCAACGGCGGCGGCTGGACGGGCCTCAGCGGCACCCGGATCGGCGGCCTCTCGAACGGCCAGAACTACCGGGTGGAGCTGCGGGCCGTGGCCACGGTCGACGGCGTCACGTACGCGGGCGCGGTCTCGAACGCGGCGAACGGCAATCCGTACGGCCCGCCGGGCACCCCGCAGGCCTCGGCCGGCGGCGGAGCGACCCAGGTCACGCTGAACTGGAACGCCAACGGCACCGCCAACGGCCGCGACATCACCCTCGTCCAGATCTCGATCGACGGCGGCGGCTGGGAGGGCGTCGGCATCTCCGGCTCCCGCACGGTCGGCAACGGCTACAACGAGGGCCACAGCATCCGGGTGCGCGCGCAGGACGCGGCAGGGCAGTGGACGCCGGAGGCCTCGGCGTCGGCGAGCTCCGGCCCGCCGCCCGCGCCGCGCGCCTGGGTCAGCCGGGGCACCTCGGGCTACTGGCCGGGGCAGTGCACCGACGGTACCTGCGCGAAGTTCGTCATCAACACCGCCAACTTCCCCGCGGGGAAGTACCAGGTGTGGTGCAACAGCAACGCCCCGACCGCCGGTCCGCGGTTCGCCGGCGGCAGCAGCTGGAACATCCCCGCGAACGGCGCCATCGAGATCGGCTGCTTCCATGGCGCGGGCGGTCGCGGCTACCAGGTGTGGGTCACGATCGGCGGCACCGACTATGAACGAACGAACTGGTGA
- a CDS encoding MoxR family ATPase has protein sequence MTMTPEQAAWFHGTFQRLVENVDKAVQGKREIVGLVLASMLAEGHVLLEDAPGTGKTSLAKALAATVQGTSARIQFTPDLLPSDVTGVTIYDQQSHRFEFHKGPIFASIVLADEINRASPKTQSALLEVMEESRVTVDGVTHETGRPFLVIATQNPIEQAGTYKLPEAQLDRFLIKTSIGYPDLAVTESILAGASDRNPSAGLSAIITTSAVADMADLAATVHVEPAVLRYVAELAEATRADSAIRLGVSVRGAIAMVRIAKVWAAAQGRHYVLPDDIKALARPVWQHRLLLDAEAEFAGTNSETVIGRVLDGVAAPQARTAA, from the coding sequence ATGACAATGACCCCCGAGCAGGCCGCCTGGTTCCACGGCACCTTCCAGCGCCTGGTGGAGAACGTCGACAAGGCGGTGCAGGGCAAGCGCGAGATCGTCGGTCTCGTGCTCGCCTCGATGCTGGCGGAGGGGCACGTGCTCCTGGAGGACGCCCCCGGCACGGGCAAGACCAGCCTCGCCAAGGCCCTGGCCGCGACGGTGCAGGGGACGAGCGCGCGCATCCAGTTCACGCCCGACCTGCTGCCGTCCGACGTGACCGGTGTGACGATCTACGATCAGCAGTCGCACCGCTTCGAGTTCCACAAGGGCCCGATCTTCGCCTCGATCGTGCTCGCCGACGAGATCAACCGTGCCTCGCCGAAGACGCAGTCGGCGCTGCTGGAGGTCATGGAGGAGTCGCGCGTCACGGTCGACGGCGTGACGCACGAGACCGGTCGCCCGTTCCTCGTGATCGCGACCCAGAACCCCATCGAGCAGGCCGGAACCTACAAGCTGCCGGAGGCCCAGCTCGACCGCTTCCTCATCAAGACCTCGATCGGCTACCCGGACCTCGCGGTCACGGAGAGCATCCTCGCCGGGGCGTCCGACCGCAACCCGTCCGCGGGACTCTCGGCGATCATCACCACCAGCGCGGTCGCCGACATGGCCGACCTCGCCGCGACGGTGCACGTCGAGCCCGCCGTGCTCCGCTACGTGGCGGAGCTCGCGGAGGCGACCCGCGCCGACAGCGCGATCCGCCTCGGCGTCTCGGTGCGCGGCGCGATCGCCATGGTGCGCATCGCGAAGGTGTGGGCGGCCGCGCAGGGTCGTCACTACGTGCTCCCCGACGACATCAAGGCGCTTGCCCGCCCGGTGTGGCAGCACCGTCTGCTGCTCGATGCGGAGGCGGAGTTCGCCGGCACGAACAGCGAGACCGTCATCGGTCGCGTGCTCGACGGCGTCGCGGCGCCCCAGGCGCGAACGGCGGCCTGA
- a CDS encoding DUF58 domain-containing protein, producing MTAEALQTPPASAERDAGWRDIAAVVGARVQARLRLIASAVRPLAWVLMVLAVGFWILGQLAGWVEFTVAAVVIAMAVAVCALFLIGRTAYDVSLDLARTRVVVGERAVGALTLANRGTRAILPSRVVLPVGSGRGEFGIQRLAPGEEAEELFAIPTHRRGVVKVGPVSVVRGDPLGLFERAHRRDEPVDLFVHPRTVLFDGQSLGYLRDLEGLPAADLSRDDVSFHALLEYQPGDDLRHVHWRSTARTGTMMVRQYEETRRSHFVIGLSRSAADYDTADDFELGISAAGSIGLRALRDSQRVDLRVQGRELPSGTGKQLLDSLSAIAHSKPREGGIAELAGVVAATMPLASVVVLVCGSRVRADDLRLACSRLPFGARVLAVVADTTAPTPSLRRIGEADVVTVGALEQIPLALQKVLA from the coding sequence ATGACCGCGGAGGCCCTGCAGACGCCGCCGGCGTCGGCGGAACGCGACGCCGGATGGCGGGACATCGCGGCCGTCGTCGGCGCGCGCGTGCAGGCGCGCCTCCGCCTCATCGCGTCGGCGGTGCGCCCGCTCGCGTGGGTGCTGATGGTGCTCGCGGTGGGCTTCTGGATCCTCGGGCAGCTCGCCGGCTGGGTGGAGTTCACCGTGGCCGCGGTCGTGATCGCGATGGCGGTCGCCGTGTGCGCCCTGTTCCTCATCGGACGGACCGCGTACGACGTGTCGCTGGACCTGGCGCGCACGCGGGTGGTCGTGGGGGAGCGCGCGGTCGGCGCCCTCACCCTCGCCAACCGCGGCACCCGCGCGATCCTGCCGTCGCGGGTCGTGCTGCCCGTGGGCTCCGGCCGCGGCGAGTTCGGCATCCAGCGGCTCGCCCCCGGGGAGGAGGCGGAGGAGCTCTTCGCGATCCCGACCCACCGCCGCGGGGTCGTGAAGGTGGGACCGGTGAGCGTCGTCCGCGGCGATCCGCTCGGCCTGTTCGAGCGCGCGCACCGGCGCGACGAGCCGGTCGACCTCTTCGTCCACCCGCGCACGGTCCTCTTCGACGGGCAGTCGCTCGGCTACCTGCGCGACCTGGAGGGGCTGCCGGCGGCCGACCTCTCCCGCGACGACGTGTCCTTCCACGCCCTGCTCGAGTACCAGCCGGGCGACGACCTCCGCCACGTGCACTGGCGCTCCACCGCGCGCACGGGCACGATGATGGTCCGGCAGTACGAGGAGACCCGGCGCTCGCACTTCGTGATCGGGTTGTCCCGGTCCGCCGCTGACTACGACACCGCGGATGACTTCGAGCTCGGCATCTCGGCCGCCGGGTCGATCGGGCTCCGGGCGCTGCGGGACTCGCAGCGCGTCGACCTGCGCGTGCAGGGACGCGAGCTGCCGTCCGGCACGGGCAAGCAGCTGCTGGACTCACTGTCCGCGATCGCGCACAGCAAGCCCAGGGAGGGCGGCATCGCCGAGCTCGCCGGTGTCGTGGCCGCCACGATGCCGCTCGCCAGCGTCGTCGTCCTCGTCTGCGGATCGCGCGTGCGTGCCGACGACCTGCGCCTCGCCTGCTCCCGCCTGCCGTTCGGCGCCCGTGTGCTGGCCGTCGTGGCCGACACCACCGCACCGACCCCGTCGCTGCGCCGCATCGGCGAGGCGGACGTCGTGACCGTCGGCGCCCTGGAGCAGATCCCGCTCGCCCTGCAGAAGGTGCTCGCATGA
- a CDS encoding transglutaminase domain-containing protein has protein sequence MTAPALAPGGLALRRWILDLAATVLLMLTALVGFWPTFAGPSFLPAAVGGMLLGLAIAAVAAWRRWGILIIAGLTVGAYFVFGGALALPQTALLGVIPSLETLQKLAVGTVTSWKQMLTTVAPVAAADGHLLVPFLLALVFTVVTASLALRLARVAWALIPAGVLLMLVIALGTPEPAFPLVQGLVFAVASIAWLALRQLWAPQNMAISVSEVDPARAAHMRTRRLLAGVAVLAVAGGAGIATSAIASPAQPRHVFRDVIIPPFDIRDYPSPLQAFRKNVRDDADKTLFTVQGLPKGARIRTAVMDQFDGMVYNVTDGGPTSSSAFSPLRSNMAPEAEGLPVTLKIEIDGYRGVWMPTAGELAEIRFQGDRAEELRRGTYVNTATGTAVATPTVGKGDEYAVDAVLPVQPDDRQLAEVPFGHVTMPKPSNVPEELTSLAAETVAGAETPIEQVRALENFLSEGGFFSHGLEGEVLSRAGHTAERISTLVGADQMIGDDEQYAVAMALLAGQLDIPARVVLGYYPDEEQADAVVFEATGDNVHAWVEVNFDGVGWVTFNPTPPEDQVPNDQNTKPRVDPKPQVLQPPPPPQEPVDLPPTLPDDRESEDETLNLAEILGVILLIGGITLAVIALLMSPFIVIGAWKAARRRSRRSAPRTADRISGGWDELTDRAVDYGARLAPNGTRGEEAAVVASTLTVPRVTGLAARADAEVFGPTEPTPQDVDAFWQEVDEIVGGLGAEAGFWKRVKARLSLRSLLGGSAVSQGFQSLKEAAAARVRREPGTIESNKDTTPSSSERETP, from the coding sequence ATGACCGCGCCCGCTCTCGCGCCGGGCGGCCTCGCCCTGCGCCGCTGGATCCTCGACCTCGCGGCCACCGTGCTGCTCATGCTCACGGCGCTCGTCGGGTTCTGGCCGACCTTCGCCGGGCCCTCCTTCCTCCCGGCCGCGGTCGGCGGGATGCTGCTGGGCCTCGCGATCGCCGCCGTCGCCGCCTGGCGGCGCTGGGGCATCCTCATCATCGCGGGTCTGACGGTCGGCGCGTACTTCGTCTTCGGCGGCGCGCTGGCCCTGCCGCAGACCGCGCTGCTGGGCGTGATCCCGTCGCTGGAGACGCTGCAGAAGCTCGCCGTCGGGACGGTCACGTCGTGGAAGCAGATGCTGACGACCGTCGCACCGGTCGCCGCGGCCGACGGGCACCTCCTGGTGCCGTTCCTCCTCGCGCTCGTCTTCACCGTGGTGACCGCCTCGCTCGCGCTGCGGCTGGCCCGCGTCGCCTGGGCGCTCATCCCCGCGGGTGTGCTGCTCATGCTCGTCATCGCCCTGGGGACCCCGGAGCCCGCGTTCCCGCTCGTGCAGGGGCTCGTGTTCGCGGTCGCGAGCATCGCCTGGCTCGCGCTGCGCCAGCTCTGGGCTCCGCAGAACATGGCGATCTCGGTGAGCGAGGTCGACCCCGCCCGCGCCGCGCACATGCGCACCCGCCGTCTGCTCGCGGGGGTCGCCGTGCTCGCCGTGGCCGGCGGCGCCGGCATCGCGACGAGCGCGATCGCCTCGCCCGCCCAGCCGCGGCACGTCTTCCGCGACGTGATCATCCCGCCCTTCGACATCCGCGACTATCCGAGCCCGCTGCAGGCGTTCCGCAAGAACGTGCGCGACGACGCCGACAAGACGCTCTTCACGGTGCAGGGGCTGCCCAAGGGAGCCCGCATCCGCACCGCCGTCATGGACCAGTTCGACGGCATGGTCTACAACGTCACCGACGGCGGACCGACGTCGTCGAGCGCGTTCTCCCCGCTGCGGTCGAACATGGCACCCGAGGCCGAGGGCCTCCCCGTCACGCTGAAGATCGAGATCGACGGCTACCGCGGGGTCTGGATGCCCACCGCCGGCGAGCTCGCCGAGATCCGCTTCCAGGGCGATCGCGCCGAAGAGCTGCGTCGCGGCACGTACGTGAACACCGCGACGGGCACCGCCGTCGCCACCCCGACCGTCGGCAAGGGCGACGAGTACGCCGTGGATGCCGTGCTCCCCGTCCAACCCGACGACCGGCAGCTCGCCGAGGTGCCCTTCGGCCACGTCACGATGCCGAAGCCGAGCAACGTGCCGGAGGAGCTGACCTCGCTCGCGGCGGAGACCGTGGCGGGCGCCGAGACCCCGATCGAGCAGGTGCGCGCGCTGGAGAACTTCCTCTCGGAGGGCGGGTTCTTCAGCCACGGGCTCGAGGGTGAGGTGCTGTCGCGCGCCGGGCACACGGCCGAGCGCATCTCGACGCTCGTCGGGGCGGATCAGATGATCGGCGACGACGAGCAGTACGCGGTCGCGATGGCGCTGCTCGCGGGCCAGCTCGACATCCCCGCCCGCGTCGTCCTGGGCTACTACCCGGACGAGGAGCAGGCGGACGCCGTCGTGTTCGAGGCGACGGGCGACAACGTGCACGCCTGGGTCGAGGTGAACTTCGACGGTGTCGGCTGGGTGACGTTCAACCCGACACCGCCGGAGGATCAGGTACCGAACGACCAGAACACCAAGCCGCGCGTCGACCCGAAGCCGCAGGTGCTGCAGCCGCCGCCCCCGCCGCAGGAGCCGGTCGACCTGCCGCCGACGCTGCCGGACGACCGCGAGTCCGAGGACGAGACGCTGAACCTCGCGGAGATCCTCGGGGTGATCCTCCTCATCGGCGGGATCACGCTCGCGGTGATCGCCCTGCTCATGTCGCCGTTCATCGTCATCGGGGCGTGGAAGGCCGCACGACGCCGGTCGCGCCGGTCGGCGCCCCGCACCGCGGACCGCATCAGCGGCGGCTGGGACGAGCTGACCGACCGGGCGGTCGACTACGGCGCCCGTCTGGCCCCGAACGGCACGCGCGGGGAGGAGGCCGCGGTCGTGGCCTCGACGCTGACGGTGCCGCGGGTGACCGGTCTCGCCGCGCGCGCCGACGCCGAGGTCTTCGGCCCGACGGAGCCGACGCCGCAGGACGTGGACGCCTTCTGGCAGGAGGTCGACGAGATCGTCGGCGGCCTCGGTGCGGAGGCCGGGTTCTGGAAGCGTGTGAAGGCCCGCCTGAGCCTGCGTTCGCTGCTGGGCGGGAGCGCCGTCTCGCAGGGCTTCCAGAGTCTGAAGGAGGCCGCGGCCGCCCGCGTGCGCCGCGAACCTGGCACCATCGAGAGCAACAAGGACACGACGCCGTCGTCCTCCGAGAGGGAGACCCCATGA